A genomic region of Homalodisca vitripennis isolate AUS2020 chromosome 5, UT_GWSS_2.1, whole genome shotgun sequence contains the following coding sequences:
- the LOC124362672 gene encoding RNA-binding motif protein, X-linked 2-like, whose product MNPLTNVKNIKKLSEQELKSGNVVSSWHNQYKDSAWIFIGGLPYDLTEGDVLCIFSEYGEIVNINLVRDKGTGKQKGFCFICYEDQRSTILAVDNLNGIKVLGRTIRVDHVADYKPPKESSKADKELSKLQREGCAPVLVVPTEVKQEEEAEEGERKQKEKERKRKKKEKKKKRKKDKSSKKSKKSKRDRSSSESASSSSDSETD is encoded by the exons ATGAATCCACTAAC gaatgttaaaaatatcaaaaagctAAGTGAACAAGAACTTAAATCTGGAAATGTAGTTTCATCATGGCACAACCAATACAAAGACAGTGCTTGGATTTTTATTGGTGGCTTGCCTTATGATCTTACTGAAGGAGATGTCCTCTGTATATTTTCAGA ATATGGAGAAATCGTCAATATAAACCTGGTGAGAGATAAAGGAACTGGGAAGCAAAAAGGGttctgttttatttgttatgaaGATCAGAGGAGTACAATTTTAGCAGTTGACAATTTAAACGGAATCAAG GTTTTAGGGAGAACAATTCGAGTAGACCATGTTGCAGACTACAAACCTCCGAAGGAGTCCAGTAAGGCAGACAAGGAGCTATCTAAACTGCAGAGAGAAGGCTGTGCACCTGTTCTTGTAGTCCCTACAGAGGTTAAACAAG aAGAAGAAGCAGAAGAAGGAGAAAGAAAGCAGAAGGAGAAAGAaagaaaaaggaagaaaaaagaaaagaaaaagaagagaaaaaaagATAAATCCAGTAAGAAGAGTAAGAAATCGAAAAGAGATAGGAGTTCTAGCGAGTCAGCCTCTTCATCTAGTGATAGTGAAACAGActaa